One window from the genome of Ananas comosus cultivar F153 linkage group 13, ASM154086v1, whole genome shotgun sequence encodes:
- the LOC109719118 gene encoding uncharacterized protein LOC109719118 has product MASADEAVDIDVLERRLLSDSVSNEYNETDDDTVLYHGSFEEMEDNFVKYQTAQWILYSILLILAWGIGILMLLYLPIRIYVCRKDFRSRKLYLTSNAIVYKVTKPVAFPCFGVLKKEKHVILPSVADVVVEQGYLQSLFGIYSIRIENTGVRRPASDDVKIHGIAHPRDFRQAVLTRLSSMKSECFSRQASINEDLRITASGSLPSASVPPPGELILEKLEVVESSVKRVQKLIEKKAQPSEL; this is encoded by the exons ATGGCATCAGCAGATGAAGCAGTAGATATAGATGTCTTGGAGAGGCGCTTACTGTCGGATTCAGTTTCAAATGAGTATAATGAAACTGATGATGATACAGTTCTTTATCATGGGTCGTTTGAAGAGATGGAAGATAACTTTGTGAAATATCAAACAGCTCAATGGATTCTTTATTCCATACTTCTGATTTTGGCATGGGGAATAGGAATCCTCATGCTGCTTTATCTGCCAATTCGAATATATGTCTGTCGTAAGGATTTCCGGTCGAGGAAGCTGTATTTGACTTCTAATGCTATCGTTTACAAG GTCACAAAACCTGTAGCTTTTCCTTGCTTTGGGGTTTTGAAGAAAGAGAAGCATGTGATACTTCCTTCAGTGGCTGATGTTGTAGTTGAACAAG GATATCTGCAATCTTTATTTGGTATATACTCGATCAGAATTGAAAATACCGGCGTGCGAAGGCCTGCCAGTGATGATGTTAAGATACACGGAATTGCTCATCCGAGGGATTTTCGACAG GCTGTTCTAACACGCCTTTCAAGTATGAAGAGCGAGTGTTTCAGTCGGCAAGCTTCCATAAATGAAGATCTACGTATTACAGCTTCTGGTTCTCTACCCAGTGCCTCG GTGCCCCCTCCTGGAGAGTTGATTTTAGAGAAGCTTGAGGTGGTTGAAAGTTCTGTGAAG AGA